The nucleotide sequence TTGGAGCGCAGGAAGGAACGCGCACTTGGATGGTGGGGCACTTGGGTTTCGGAACCGGGGTTTCGCTACCTCGAGCGCGTGATCTCTCGTTCGTTTCCTGAAAGTGAGGAAACCGCTCTCTTAAAAGGAATATTACTTGGAGTTAAATCGGATATCGAGCCTGACATCCTTTTAGCATTTCAAAATACCGGAACTATGCATGTGCTCACGGTTTCGGGGCTTCATATTGGCCTGCTTTTACTTGTCTTTAATTCAATTTTTAAACGATTTAAAACCACTTCTTTTGGGAGGTGGTCTATATTCTTGTTGCTGATTTTCTTTCTTTTATCGTTCAGCAGTATCACAGGCAATGCGCCTCCGGTGAAGCGTGCGGTTGCAATGGCCTTGCTCTTCGAATTTGCATCTCTATTGCGATTTCCTACCTTTAATTTCAATACGCTTGCACTTGCCAATTTCATCATTTTACTTTTTGAACCTTCGGATTTGTTCAGTGGCAGTTTTCATTTAACCAATGGCGCAGTGATTGCCATCCTTCTCTATTTCCCGATTTTCACACGGCCAATCACCGATGATGCAATGCCACCTCTATTGAAACACCCACCCGCTTGGATTCGCGCTTTTGTTATTTTTGTTTGGGAGTCACTTGCAATGACACTCGCCGCAACTTTAGGAACATCTCCTTTTGTTGCGTTTTACTTTGGGAAAATTCCACTCCTTGGACTTTTTGCCAATATCCCTGTAGTGCTTTTCGCTAATTTTGCAACCTATGCCTTAGCGGCGGCGTCTCTCATTTCGCTTCTCTCAGAGGGGTTGGGCGGCATTTATGTTTCAGCCGCTCACCTCTTCTCCTCTTTAACCATCGGCTCCGCAATTCTTTTTTCAAAAATCCCTTTTGCTTCTACGTCAATTTCGGTCTCTGTGTTGATGGTTGCAGCGTTTTGTGTATTGCTTTTATCGCTTGCGATGTATGAAAGTCCAAAAGTGTGGCCCAAGTTCTTGATAGTCTCTCTTTTACTTTTTACGAGTGATGTGTGGATTAGGGTTTTTCAATTTGAAGAAAATCAACAATTGCCCGACGCAGTGATGTGTGCAATGACCAAAAGTTCGCCGGTCATATTCTTTACCGGAAAAGAAACCATTCTTTTGGATGCTTCCTTTATCAATCAAAATCTCTCGAGGTTGAAGTCGCAAAGTGTTGCTTGGCATTCAAAGCCAACCTTCACGATGGCAGTTCAACACAAAACGCCTTACGGCATTCTTGATGACTTGGCCGATACGGTTCTTTCTTTCAATCACTTCCGTAATAAAACTCAGAAAGTCAAAGCACTTCCTACTGCCGTGATTTCATCCGCGCGTGGAGGCAGTCTTAAGGTTCGTACCAAAAAGGGAATCATGATATCGGCGAGCCTTTTTGAACTTGATACTTTGGGTTATTACCGAGCAGATTTCGCGGCGCTGCGAATCACCCGCTTTCAAGCATCAGACCTTGATCAATTTCGGGCGTGGCTTCTTTGGGCAAATCCGAAATGTGTTGGGGTTGCTTTGGCGCCAAAGCTTTCAGCGACGGAACGAAAGCGTTTTTACCGTTTCATCCGTCAATGGCCTGAAATCAAAATCACCGAGCGCGATGGGGAAGTGGTGTTTTACTTTTAATTCAATGTTTTTCGTTTCTTTTTTGAATTGCTTTAAGTAAGATTTTAGGCTGAACTACTTTCCTCAATTTGATTTCAAGCGTTGAATTCACGATTCTTTCACTTTTTCCCCTTAACTTTGTCTTATGAAAAGTCAACCGCAATACATCCACCCTTTAGAACCCATTGCCGCAATTGCCACGGCGATTGGAGAAAGCGCAATCGCGATTGTTCGCACATCGGGCGAAGGGTGTTTTGAAAGGTGCGATCGCGTGTTTCGAAAAGCCGGAGATTCAAACTTTACACTCGCTTCTGCCCCAAGTCACACGGCACATTACGGGTTTATCGTCAATGAAAAGGGCGAAACCATCGATGAAGTAATGGCTATTGTTTACCGCTCTCCAAAAAGTTTTACGACCGAAGATTCTGTTGAAATTAATTGCCACGGCGGCGTTGTCGTTACGCAAGCGGTGCTTCGCGCTTTGCTTGATGCGGGGTTTCGCTTGGCAGAGCCGGGCGAATTCACACGAAGGGCGTTTTTAGCGGGCAGAATTGATTTGTTGCAAGCGGAGGCAATCGGCGAATTGATTCATGCCAAAACCGATGCAGCCTACCGCGCGGCGATTTCGCATCTGAAAGGCGATCTCTCCAAACAGTTGATGCTTATGAGAGATAACCTCTTGAATGCTTGTGCGTTATTAGAACTTGAATTGGATTTCGGTGAAGAAGATGTTGAGTTCCAAAATCGAAGCCAATTAAAAGATAGTTTGATTGCCCTTCAAACTGTGCTTGAAGATCTATTGGCATCT is from Chloroherpetonaceae bacterium and encodes:
- a CDS encoding ComEC/Rec2 family competence protein; translation: MICAVIGICLGKWFHFLFFPTLFVASFIAIVLMLYSLWPLGINFSFSKATVFSALSRPIPKDHQSIAATLYFAFLISSFAALSSYHFSIISERHVLNLAGRYGTRYSPVEIEAIGIVQTLPKVKVKEPRVTVEWTLAAESLRVKPGNPIFHSKQSQTSLAHTFSPSEGLIRVKYYINSKGTEAESLRIGERIRIRGRIQLPQGAQNKGEFDYRAFLAERGIDLILNAAFLSDLERRKERALGWWGTWVSEPGFRYLERVISRSFPESEETALLKGILLGVKSDIEPDILLAFQNTGTMHVLTVSGLHIGLLLLVFNSIFKRFKTTSFGRWSIFLLLIFFLLSFSSITGNAPPVKRAVAMALLFEFASLLRFPTFNFNTLALANFIILLFEPSDLFSGSFHLTNGAVIAILLYFPIFTRPITDDAMPPLLKHPPAWIRAFVIFVWESLAMTLAATLGTSPFVAFYFGKIPLLGLFANIPVVLFANFATYALAAASLISLLSEGLGGIYVSAAHLFSSLTIGSAILFSKIPFASTSISVSVLMVAAFCVLLLSLAMYESPKVWPKFLIVSLLLFTSDVWIRVFQFEENQQLPDAVMCAMTKSSPVIFFTGKETILLDASFINQNLSRLKSQSVAWHSKPTFTMAVQHKTPYGILDDLADTVLSFNHFRNKTQKVKALPTAVISSARGGSLKVRTKKGIMISASLFELDTLGYYRADFAALRITRFQASDLDQFRAWLLWANPKCVGVALAPKLSATERKRFYRFIRQWPEIKITERDGEVVFYF